The Clupea harengus chromosome 13, Ch_v2.0.2, whole genome shotgun sequence DNA window CTGTAAGGCACTGGTACATCTGAATAAAGTTGTCGCAGTCTCTAATAACTGTAACGCACGGGTACATCTGAATAAAGGTGTCGTAGTCCCTAACTCCGGTACTTACATTGATGGCAGGAGCGACCGGAGCACCTCCTCCATACCCTGGCATGGACGGATTGGGTGAAGGCACTTTGGGGTAGGCTGGCATGGACGGGTTTGGCGATGGTGCTCTGGGGTAGCCGGGCATGGATGGGTTCAAGCCGGGTACACCGGGATAACCAGGCATAGGCTGGCCTGGCTGTGGCCCACCTGGGTAGCCCATCCCAGGGCCTTGGGGCATGCCTGGTCCCTGCTGTGGGTACATGGGCTGTTGGTTAGGGTAACCACCGGGCATTTGATTGAACATGGATGGATTAAAGGCCCCCATGGCAGATGAGATCTGGTTGGCCTGTGTGGTGAAGAAATGTGCATCCACATAAAAAAAGCACAGGGTTGGAAGGGAAGAGAGCAAGCAAAGCACAGGACAGGTCACACATGTTATGAGTCACAGGGATGGCCAAACTGACAGGAATGAGAAAGGAAAGTAGGTTGACAAGACCTTTTGACAAAATTATTGCTCTGGCTAATTGAAGGCCATTTTAATTGCAGCATCTGCAAAGCGTCACAGGAGATAACTGCCTTGCTTCACGGACAGGGTTATTTTTGACATTGAATGAGCCAAAGAAAAGAGGCAGGATTTGATGCAATTTCCTGTAATGATTGCCTGTTTCATGCATACGATACATGACGAAACCATTACCCACGCCGCCGTTTAATTACAGTGAACAGGGAATGGGGATCATTGTGATTCCTGGGGAGGACAGTTTTAGACTTACCACTCCTGCCAGGCCAGGAGTATTAAATCCAGGGTTTGCGGGAGCACCCCAACCTCCTAAGAGAGGACACAGTAAAGCAGAAAAGATTCTTGGTTAGGATGACCTACAGACTAACAGAtggtgctgtaaaaaaaaaacaacgataAGAAATGCTATAACCGCCATTTGCCGGCAAATGTAAACAGTGCTAGCACAGAACAGACGGCTACATTAGATAGCCTCAGTAATGAAACCAGCTGAAAGATTAGCTGGTATTCTGGATGAATAAACAAAGCAGCTAGTGAGTGAATGGTGAATGGTTGCTTCCCAACAGTGAATGTTTTGACGACACACAGGTTTAGCCTAATATGAGTCGTATGACCCATGGCAAGGGAAAACGCTTTCTGAAAGTAATGCTATTCAGGTAGTGGAAAATTGTTTGGAAGATGACATGGAGCAACAGAGGCCAGCGGGTCGGTATTGTACGGCGTAAACCCTGCTCCTCAATGCCTTAAACAGGGCTACTGGCCCAGAAATGAGGCCCAAAGGCACATCAGTTACATTAGCATCTGCTAATCATGGACTTGATTCAAGATGCGCTCCTTGAACAATGCTTGCTGAAGTCTCACCTGAAGGAGGCATGGAGGGGTATGCGCCAGGCTGTGGAGGGTATGCGCCAGGCTGAGGAGGGTATGCGCCAGGCTGTGGAGGGTATGCGCCAGGCTGAGGAGGATACCCTCCTGCCTGGGGAGGGTAGCCCCCTGACTGAGGTGGATAACCCCCAGCCTGGGGTGGGTAGGCGCCTGGTTGGGGAGGATAAGCTCCAGGCTGGGATGGGTATCCACCCGCTTGGGGAGGGTAGCCAGTCTGGGGAGGATATCCAGGATAACTCATTCTTTTACCCTGCAAGGTATAATTGTGGTATTTCAATTCAAAAAggaaaggcaggcaggcatatGGGATTtaccagaaaaaaagaaatatcacaATAATGGAAGTTAGTTCAGAATTAAAGGTGTTCACAGCATATAGTGTGACTTCACTAGTCTTTTTGTCTCATGTACTTAGCATCACAGTGCCAGTAAATATAGCATGCTAACATCCCCTTTATATGCTCCCATACAAAAAACAGGTTTTGCTCAACATTTATGACCGAAGGAATACAGAAGTGTTTAAGGCACCATTCTTATTGGGCATACCTATATGGACATCTATTGATATCCAGCCACTTCCTAGGAGATGCTCATTGTAAACATACAAGACCATATTCACTGGCAACAGGATAATCTTATCTCTCCATTACGTAAGTCAAACAACAGTAGGACATATCGCACATTATTGCACATATTCCTGTTGTAATGTCATCCATTACAGTTACAGTAATTAATTAACTACACAGCCTAAAGTCTTTGGATTAATCAAATATAAAATTATACAGATCACCCTTCGTAGGCCTTTGGCATGTCTATTACCTAATATCTAATGGAGAACTTTACTTGCAAGACAAATACTTGAAACCTTGATGATTGAGTAggcaatgtactgtatgtgtttgatcATAATTAAGTTTTTCTTCTCCTGTATTCTCAAAggcattttttaaatgacactATTCATTGTACGGGGCAGAGAATTCGGGCTTCACGTATTTGGTAGGCTAATTACCCTAGGCCTACAGCAACTGGGCTGTAACTGACTGATGACACTTCTGGTATAGCCCTCTTACTAGTCTATATCAGTACGCTAAAAATCATCTACATCGGTAAGTGGGAAATAATCGATGTTTTAGTGTAGACTGTACTTCAAACTTCAGAGTTTACACGAGTAGCCAGATAACAATCAATGTTTACTGTAGTAACGTTACACTAAACCTGTGCGCTAGGCCAGCTCACGACGTTAGGTTAGGCTAAATTAAAATTAGGCTACACATTTGGTCCAAACGTTTAAAACTTACAAAGTAGCACTTCACAAGAGTAAACTAATGGATACAATACGTGCACAACAGAAAACGGTCTTTAAAAGTATCAATTTGTTTCTTACTTGCTGCTGCTGCGTGTCTTCCTGAAACGGACTCTTCAGGAAGAAGCCAGAGTAAtgtgtagcctatttgtcaAAGGTGGGTGGGACTCAGAGTTTCCGTTCAAGTGCAACACCCAGATGATTACATATAGCTTTGACACGGTCCATGAATAAGGCGTACAAGCAAAAAACATGTGATTGAGGTGACTCAGCTACGTGACATAGGAAAATGTGACAAAAGGACACTGGACTAGTGACTCAAAGGTGTGCTATGTAAGGCAAATATAAAGTGGGCATATTTGACGGCatgaaaacatgcaaatattCATGACCTTTCCCTATAGTTATATTATGCACTCGACGCTGGCCATTATCCTTAATATATCGTGTACATTCTGTCTTAACGACTCATGTTTGTGGAGTGTAGTAGGCTATTTAAAGCCCATAGGAAGATAAAGTTTGGAGCATGCGCAAATGTCTTGGAAGAGCCAGAGTAGGCTTGACATGAAATCCGCATTCTTCAGTTTAAAAGCAATGCCAGCCACCCAGTTCCATTACGTCAGTTGAGATGTTAGCATACGTCTTCTTTAAAAACACAACTTGTTATGGAAAATAACTAGTAGTCTATGCTCTAGTCTATTCTTCTCCTACGCCACATTAGCTTATACCACAGTGGCCTCAGTCGCCTTAGGGCGACTGAACGGAGATGAGCATTGACATGTTTAGTATTCAAGGGAGAAGGAATTTTGGGGGCACATCACGTATTGGGCTATATTATACTCTAGGTTTGATTCATGTAGAcctataatattaatattggcTACACTGATTGCTATTATAATCGCTGACCTTAGCCAGTCAGTCTGCTTTTGGTTAAATGTTTAATAAACATTCATACGTTTGATACATTTTGTTGAACAGATTGGCTGCTTTTTAGTGTGGTGCTTTCATTATGACGTAATGGAGCAATCAAATAGTGAAGTCGTATGTGCATCGATTATCATGTGAACTGTCACGTGCacctatttctgtgtgtaattATTTGAAGTGGAATTTGGGAATGTTCTCAAGGCTATATTTTTTTACTGtaaatatcatttttttttactttgagcACCACCTAGTGGTCAAATACAGCTTGAAAAAAAGTGTGGCTTAAAGCTCATCAAGTTTGGTGGCAAAACACAAAATCATTTCCCTGATTTCCTGTTAGGCGTTTTTGCCATCGTCATTCGTAATAAATGCCACGCAAAATGTGCTTGTAGAATTGATTAACAAACCAGTAACTCATGGCCAGAGGACACTGATGGGAGATCTTGATATTACCAGTATTGTATCATGACATAATTGAATCACTCTGTACCTaaaccaatcagaatcagaatcagaatagtatttattgccaagtaggtttacacctacctggaatttgttctggtgtgtaggtgcatacagtgaacataaaaacatacaaacacaataagtactacacataacataaaaacacactaagtACTACACATGAGAGAAGTATATAGGACACAGTATATAggatacatatatatttaaaaaaaaatgtatataaaaaagtaTATTAGTGGTAAAatgcaaaaagcagggcaggagtgcaaaagtgaatgtgcaatgtgcagtgagcaatgtagtgtgtgttaacataacacagacttgaggtgtgggggcgggataagagtccacgtcaggtgggggtcccgggccttgttaataaggccaacggcagccgggaagaagctggttttgtggcgtgaggttttggtcctgatggaccgcagcctcttGCCGGAGGGAAGAACTTCAAGAACTGTAAACTGTTCTTAATGAGTCATTATCCCACTGCCATCGTGTCATTTTTACACATTCTCTCAAGCTTCCAGTAAATCAAAAGAAGGGTTTATGTAAAACATGTCTtgtacttttaaaaaaaatgtctttaagGCTTTTGTATCTGGCCAATACTGGTATTGAAATCTGGCAGATTTtttgttgagtttgtttgtaCTGTAATAGAGTATTGATttactgtacaatgtaaaagtGGTTATATTATAAAATAACTTCTAATCTCAAAAATGTTCCCTATGACATAACTACAGGCCTACAGATGGAAAAAAATTTAAATGACTATGGTCAGTAGGTGGCAGAGTGACCCCTTTCACGCAAGGGAGATGATGCTGTGTCACCATAGGAACAGAATCATTGAAAGTTCTCCCAGGTGTCTTAAGCCTAATTTATTGCATTGCCATGCTATCTAGATTTTGAAATGTAAGTGTATGTCAAAATGTTCACGGGTTATTACATAACTTTGTAGATACATAGCCCTACACATctttatataaaaataaagcGTTAGAGCTGCACAGACCAGCCTTTTGGTAGGCCTAAGTGCAGTGTTTTGCAAATGTCTGAAAATGTTATATGATCATTGCATCCAGCCTATGTTTATTATTTGGTAACATAGGTAACTAAAACAGATAAACTGAGCGATAAGATTGGAATGGAATTCTATATGCTAATGTAATTTATCAAATAGTGTTTGAGTCTGCAAGGTAGCATCACTCTTTTCCACTATGTGTGTCCACGGTATTTACAGTGGCATATGTGGTGGTGGTTATATCTTAGAAACTCTAATATCTCATAAATGTACAATTACCATATGATGTTGTTTAATGCAGAGAACTAAATTATCTGAGGATAACATGTGTTGGCTACCTACTTCATAGCGTTAGGCAACTCTTGGGAAGTCTCACCTCTGCAGAATAAACACCGCCATTTGTTTACCTCTTGCCTGTTTGGTCGCTCAATAGGAAATAACACCTTAGTCTAAAGGCAGCTGACATTTTCACCAACataaaataacagaaaacatataaatatatgtttaacgTTATTTTATATTAGTGAAAATATTAGTaaaatgctatatatatataaaaagctTTAACCTATTTTTCAAGCAGACTGAGTGTATTGGATTTCAACGTTGCGTTCTGAGCAGTGAGCATTAGTCTGCATAGATAGACCTTTAAAATAGGTCTACGCACATTCTCTTTGAAGCACTTTTAGACCTACATCTGTCCCCTCGTTCTCATTCTTGCCTCCTGATCTTTTCGAAACTTCACAGTGAACTCCTCCCTTCTGTTACGTCTCACCACGACAGCGCTAAGAAAAAATGATATAGGCTACGCTCATAAATATATGGCCTACTTATAAATATTTAGAAATGAAACCAATTACAATCGCGAAGTGCCATagaaattaatattaatattgaaatgtatatcCAATCAATTTTTAAACAGTCACAAAATATATCTGCATAAATTATAAACCGACCAACCATTGGTTTGCATGACGTGTGACCCTCCCCGGTGTTAACTGTATATGCAATGAGCTCCTTGCTGTAACACTgcaaataaagagagataacGGGGCGCTGACTGAGGCTAAAACTTTTTATACTGACATGTTAGAGCAATGACTTTTGCGTAGGCTAATATTAAGCCTGGGACTACGATCCCAGCGAGAAGACAGGGTCTGTGGGGAAAGAACAATAACCAGTCTATTTTGGAGTAGGGAACGCAAGACGGCTAATTCAGTAGGCTAAACTTTAAGCGAGCCTGCGAAGCTGAATTACCCAAACGAAACGGTGGAAGAGCAAGTTTATCATTTTAAAGATGAGCTTGTTGTCTGCCATTGACACCAGCGCCTCAGTGTATCAGCCTGCTCAGCTTCTGAACTGGGTTTATCTGTCTCTACAAGACACCCACCAGACCAGTGCCTTTGATGCCTTCAGACCCGAACCCAACTCTTCCCATCCGGACCTTAACTACAGCAAGCCTCCCGCTGCTGACCTGAGCTCGTCTCTAAATTCCAACTATCTCAACAACTTCTTTCAGCTCCAGAGGAATGAGGTTAGTAACTGCCGTGTTTTTAGCTGCTTCATTTTGTCCATTCGTTTCTTTCTCGGACCTTATTTCTGTGAACAGATTCATGTACTGTGGATTGAGTGGAGTGTAATGTATTAGACTAGGCTGTAACTCTTTCAGTGTGTGGAAACATAGGCCATTCTTGTAAGATGAAGCTCTATGGCATTTATTGTGTATTCTCGATGTAATGTGGCATTGCCCATCATTGCAATCACAATTACAATCTTATTACGATCGCAAATTTTGTATCTACGATAACTTGGATTAAATGACAATTATAAAACGAACGCATGGAGGGCCAATGAATGAATTGATTATATTTGTTGACAAGATAGGCTATAGGCCTATTATCAAGGGCAAATACTTTTTCTCTTCTGTCACTTACTAAATGTTGGCTAAGGTATAGCATACACTTGTGCTATTTGAAAATAATGACACTCCAAAGTAGGAGCCTGTTTTCACCGGCGAcgtttacatttatttcacttaaagacaaagCAGAccattaaatcaaatcaaattgagCACAGAGCCAGGGATGAACGAGTACCCAGGCAGTGGCCTATCCTATGTAGTCTATAGGTAACATATCAAGGCGGCGCCTGAAGAATGTGAGAAAGGCCTTAAGTTGAGCTTTGACAGGCCTACAGGAGTAAAAGAAATTTAGAAAATTACCTCTGAGAGATAGGCCAAGATATTCtcaagctttgattggtgagcTTAGTTTACTTAAAAGTCAATTGTTTCGTGTTAACTTGATGTCGAGGTCAGCCTGCATGTACAGCACGTACCTTCGTCTGGTTTGTGGTCTGCATACTGATGAGCCTGGGTCACGGGGTTATATTTTAGTGGCCTACATAAGTGCCGATTCATTGCAAATTTCATTGGTTTTTATAGTGGCTTCAATATGCGATGGAAGAATGCAAGTTAGTGGAATTTGCAGTGGAAGCATGCAATTGTTTGCAACATGCAAAATGTTGAAAATAACTTCATCCCAAAACGCAGATTTTAATTACCCTCCAATCTAATTCATGTAAACAAGCATGGCTCGTAACTGATTGTTTTGCCGTTTTTGTGTCTTTCAAGTTAAGCTCGCAAAGTAATTAATCTTATCATGTAAAAGTTTAGAGTGAACCTTGAATTAAAATAAACGTTTCAGTATTTAGGCATAGTAATCAAGGTAACGAAGAACAATGACATTAGCACCACTATCTTAAgcactttacattttttttacattattgttattatttcgTGTTAGACATGACATGTCATGTCAGTTGAACAGCATGGAAAATGATGCTCAATGGTGTCACAACTGGTCAGATAGAAAACCATTGCCATCCAAGAACATAAACCAGATTCAGTAACCTGAATCATGGGCATGTCTACTTCAAACAGATCAGCATACATATGGAATGGGTTTAGCCTAAATGATGTGCACTCATGGAATCTGGAAGCAGTTGTGAAATTGAGATTGTGGATTTGGGGGAAGTGTTgccaagtaaaataaaaatgctttaaTTTGATGAGGAGTGGACATTGTTTTCTTTATGATGTGATGTCAGCATTATACAGTAATTGATGGTGTAAagctagagaaaaaaaaggaagaaactGCATTTGTTTGTACAGCAAGTACTAGCAATATAGCATTGGGTACATTGTTCTCAGCCTCTGTCATCACTGATCAAATCAGTCCTTTAATATTTGTCTTTATTATAATCAGTATCAGAATGCATATAAGTGTGTATATGCAGATGTGCTGCCATTGTACCCATCTCTGTTGGTATCTGGGGTTGTTCATGAAGCAGGACAGAGACACATTAACTTGCTAGGTGTCCTAGCGGCTGTCTGAACAGGCACCATTATTAATATACACACTGTCATCCAGAAACCAAAAGTATCTTCAAGGAATTCATCAAATTGAGTAGAGATACACATTTTCCTCACACAAAACTATTACATAGCAAAGTAGAATTATATGAGTTTATTCTATTTTTCAAAATGATATTGCTGTTTATGTAAATGCTATAACCTCAGAAAAGTAAATAGTCTCCCTGCTAGGAGAAGTGCGCATTCAGTATGCCACTGCCTCTGTGGACACAACCTCCAGCTGAGGGCAAACTGTCACCTTCTCAATCAGGAGACAGCAGGGGTGCAGCTCTGACCTTACTgggattttttgtttttgtttgtttgtgtgcctgtgtgtgtgtgtgtgtgtgcgtgtgagagagagagagaaagagagagagagagtgtgtgtgtgtgtgtgtgagagagagagaggagagagtgtgtgtgtgaaagagaagaaggtgtgtgagagagaacgtcCCCTGCTGTGCAAGAGTGAGGTGACCATTTGCTTCATCCATGATAAGCTGATCCCTCTGAAAGTATTTTAAACACTTGGAAATTCCGGTCCCTCGCCACCTTTATCCCTTGTTTTGGTCTTTCACTAAATTTGGTTCAATGACTCATTTTTTATAAAGTGGGGTATAGAATCAGCTATATCGTGATGTATGTATTGGGCAAGAATGTTTAATGATAATGGCTATGCATCCAGATAGTTAAAACATTTAAAGGAGAACAAAGCTCTATGTAATTTGTTCTAAATAAGAGCAAGATGAACTGATGTCTATACACAACTAAGACACAAAGTTATAGAGTGGATTCAAAGGCAGTAGATAAATGGCATATGCAGGATCACTGGAAGATTGTAATACAGAAATAATGTACACACTGTACTTCTTGGGTTTATCCTGGAAATGAACAGAttagatatatacatttaagaTTAGTTTCCCTTGTCCTGGCAAAGGAGCTTTAGGTTTGGACGCCAGTTTGCTTTGCCTGCCAAGAGTTCAATGCTATGCAACATTTGACATCAACCATAACTAAAGTCTTCCAACCATAACTTCATCCTCTCAGAGGAAGACATCTCTCACAGGGCCAGTAAAACTCTGCGTGCTGTAGATCTCCAGGTGTAGAGCATTGGCTTTTCAGCCTTTCAATATCTGCTCAAATTCATGGCACTCCATTTTGTTCTGCATTACAACATCAGGTTGACACGGGGCCTCAAGTGCTCATAGTCTACGGGAGCTAGTTTCCACTTGCTAACTTCTACTTTCAAATTTAGTCTTATTTAAAAATGGGACAAAAACGACTTCCAACATATTTGATAGCTTTCTGTGGTTTGGAGGGAGGTCCAAAATGTTGCTGATTAATCACTAGTGAAGGGGTGGCTTTATTAGTTTTAATTTCAGAACAACTTCTtcattttgtctttaaaaaTATGGGGCCTTATATTTAGGACAATAATGCAACGATGTGTATTCTCATAATGTTCAACTATGACTGCTAGCtgctaaaacaaaaacacaaatgtaggtaacaaaaacacaaatgtagaGCTATGCTAACAGTCGTTATGTATTTTCCACAGGCCTTGAATAGCAGCTTATACAAAAATGTCTCCCCCTACGGATCCCTCAACAACATCGTGGACGGGCTGAACTCCTTGACGGACCACTTCTCTGACCTCTCGCTTTCCTCTGAGCCGCGTAAGCCCAGCAAAAGACCCCCGCCCAACTACCTGTGCCACCTCTGCTTCAACAAGGGACACTACATCAAAGACTGCCCCCAGGTGAGTGCAGTGCTGGGCCCTGGGCTCCACGCGGCCAGCCCAGCAGGATCCAGCCACACGCCGCACAGAGACAGCACCAGGCCTGACCTACTTGCCAGACAGGCAGCCCTCTGTCCTGCTAGTCATGTGTATCAAGTTAATTGGGCGAACTACTGTACTCTGTGCTGGGCCAACCATAGAGGCCATTGAAAAATCCCTCTCTGCTATGTATATATGAGTCCTTCATGAGAAGACTCAATAAGTAATACTCAGCATTAACTCAGCTCTTGTACTTGGTTAGTGCTGCGGTTTTCCTGCTGTGGGGAAGTgataacacaatcacacatagtTAGAGCCTGGCATAATCTGAAGAAACCAGGAGTGCAGTGTACATTCAGTGAacatatgtatacagtataactGTTACATGTCCCCAAGACGGTTTGCCGGGTAATGTATTTAGTTAAAACTCAGCTCAACTCAGTAACTCTTTTCCTGAGAATCATCAGTTAAGACATCATTTTGACATGCGATGCTATACATTGAAGCATAGATTGTATACATGCTTCCTTGACGAACTGTGTGGGTGAGAGGAAAGTGATGCTTCCCTTACCACCATTATATCCAAATGAGAAGCATCAGTTTAGGGCATAATGTGACAACTCTGTGCTTCCCACACTCATAACCTAAAGGCACCGTTTGTACCCTTTTTGTAACCAATATCTTTACTTAAGTAGAAAATCGTGTGATTTTGAGACCAAGGACACCATGTCATTGAGCTGTGATTTCTGTGGTTGTTAATGTTTCAAGGGCTTGTGTTGATAGACAAAAACAGTGGGTGAGGTACTCTCTCAAATCCCGCCTTGAGTCAGAGGAGCCGTGGAATGGCAATGAATTCCAGATGTGGGATTAAAATGGCAAA harbors:
- the zcchc24 gene encoding zinc finger CCHC domain-containing protein 24: MSLLSAIDTSASVYQPAQLLNWVYLSLQDTHQTSAFDAFRPEPNSSHPDLNYSKPPAADLSSSLNSNYLNNFFQLQRNEALNSSLYKNVSPYGSLNNIVDGLNSLTDHFSDLSLSSEPRKPSKRPPPNYLCHLCFNKGHYIKDCPQARPKGEGLTPYQGKKRCFGEYKCPKCKRKWMSGNSWANMGQECIKCHINVYPHKQRPLEKPDGLDVSDQSKEHPQHLCEKCKVLGYYCRRVQ